A single genomic interval of Celeribacter indicus harbors:
- a CDS encoding DUF2235 domain-containing protein, with protein sequence MAERNGIFGQLGLLFKFRQKVRTSGGHHTRGPLTHVIILDGTLSSLLPGYETNAGLAYKLCAEAAQGANMLVRYEAGIQWRGWQDTMAVIEGRGLNNLIQRIYGALASRYRPGDRIYLFGYSRGAYAVRSLSGFIDLVGLLRPEAATERNIRTAFRHYQVNPSSRAARAFAAAHCHDKVPIEFLGVWDTVAAVGLHMPVVWRYSSVFHEFHNFMPARNVKAVYHALAYHESRDAYLPVLFESNPDLPQQKLVQMWFPGTHGDVGGMLSGYSPERRLSNTTLVWMLDKAEAAGLPLPPDWRMRYLVDPHAPSIGQNRGWGKFFLLRHRRLVGTDPSEILHPALKA encoded by the coding sequence ATGGCGGAGCGAAACGGGATTTTCGGGCAACTGGGCCTCTTGTTCAAATTCCGGCAGAAGGTCCGCACCTCCGGCGGGCATCACACGCGCGGTCCGCTCACCCATGTGATCATCCTCGACGGCACGCTCTCCTCGCTCCTTCCCGGTTACGAGACCAATGCCGGGCTGGCCTACAAGCTCTGCGCGGAGGCGGCGCAGGGGGCGAACATGCTTGTGCGCTACGAGGCCGGGATCCAGTGGCGCGGCTGGCAGGACACGATGGCGGTGATCGAGGGGCGCGGCCTCAACAACCTGATCCAGCGGATCTATGGTGCGCTCGCCTCGCGCTACCGGCCCGGCGACAGGATCTATCTCTTCGGCTATTCGCGCGGCGCCTATGCGGTGCGGTCGCTGTCGGGCTTCATCGACCTCGTCGGCCTGCTGCGGCCGGAGGCCGCGACGGAGCGCAACATCCGCACCGCGTTTCGCCATTATCAGGTGAACCCCTCCTCCCGCGCTGCCCGCGCCTTTGCCGCGGCGCATTGCCATGATAAGGTGCCGATCGAATTCCTCGGCGTCTGGGACACGGTCGCCGCCGTCGGCCTGCACATGCCCGTCGTCTGGCGCTATTCGAGCGTGTTCCATGAGTTCCACAACTTCATGCCCGCCCGGAACGTCAAGGCCGTCTATCACGCGCTGGCCTATCACGAGAGCCGTGACGCCTATCTCCCGGTCCTGTTCGAAAGCAACCCGGACCTGCCGCAGCAAAAGCTCGTGCAAATGTGGTTTCCCGGCACCCATGGCGACGTGGGCGGGATGCTGTCGGGCTACAGCCCGGAGCGGCGGCTGTCGAACACGACGCTCGTGTGGATGCTCGACAAGGCGGAGGCGGCGGGCCTGCCGCTGCCGCCGGACTGGCGGATGCGTTACCTCGTCGATCCGCACGCGCCCTCGATCGGCCAGAACCGGGGCTGGGGAAAGTTCTTCCTCCTGCGCCACCGGCGGCTGGTGGGAACGGATCCTTCCGAGATCCTTCACCCTGCTTTGAAAGCCTGA
- the metF gene encoding methylenetetrahydrofolate reductase [NAD(P)H] has protein sequence MTRAPAISFEFFPPKNIQACFSLFETVEALQGLDPSFVSVTYGAGGTTRELTHDAVALLNKEYGWNVAAHLTCVNATKEETLAIARSYKAVGVNEIVALRGDPPKGQGRFTPAPGGFANSAELVEALAGTGDFRIRVGAYPDPHPDATGPDSDITWLRRKFEAGADSAITQFFFDPDTYFRFRDRCAKAGITGTIIPGILPITSWTGVQKFAASCGTPLPDRYATAFEAAQSAVDREALSVDLCTELCETLIAGGVGDLHFYTLNRPTLTKAVCARLGVTG, from the coding sequence ATGACCCGCGCCCCCGCCATCTCCTTCGAATTCTTCCCGCCGAAGAACATCCAGGCCTGTTTCAGCCTGTTCGAAACGGTCGAGGCGCTTCAGGGGCTCGACCCGTCCTTCGTCTCCGTGACCTATGGCGCGGGCGGCACGACGCGGGAGCTGACCCATGACGCGGTGGCGCTGCTCAACAAGGAATATGGCTGGAACGTCGCCGCGCATCTGACCTGCGTGAATGCGACGAAGGAAGAGACGCTTGCCATCGCCAGGAGCTACAAGGCCGTCGGCGTCAACGAGATCGTCGCCCTGCGGGGCGATCCGCCGAAGGGACAGGGCCGGTTCACGCCCGCGCCGGGCGGCTTCGCCAATTCCGCGGAGCTGGTCGAGGCGCTGGCCGGAACCGGCGATTTCCGCATCCGCGTCGGCGCCTATCCCGATCCGCACCCGGACGCCACCGGCCCCGACAGCGACATCACCTGGCTCAGGCGCAAGTTCGAGGCAGGGGCGGATTCGGCGATCACCCAGTTCTTCTTCGATCCCGACACCTACTTCCGCTTCCGCGACCGCTGCGCCAAGGCGGGGATCACCGGCACGATCATTCCCGGCATCCTGCCGATCACGAGCTGGACGGGGGTGCAGAAATTCGCCGCCTCCTGCGGCACCCCCCTGCCCGACCGCTATGCCACGGCCTTCGAGGCCGCGCAGAGCGCCGTGGACCGCGAGGCGCTGTCGGTCGATCTGTGCACCGAACTCTGCGAGACGCTGATCGCCGGCGGGGTGGGCGATCTGCATTTCTACACGCTGAACCGGCCGACTCTGACGAAGGCGGTCTGCGCCCGCCTCGGCGTCACCGGCTGA
- a CDS encoding LysR family transcriptional regulator produces the protein MHLEFRHLRTIKAIHEEGGLARAADRLNITQSALSHQVKGLEDQAGVELFVRRSKPLKLSAAGMKLLALAEDVLPKIEALEAEFRGIEEGTQGRLHIAMECHACFDWLFPVLHQFRKAWPEVDVDIRLRLAFGALPALEREAVDLVISSDPEDIPGVIFVPLFDYAPMCIMSAKSPLAAKPFVEAADFAEQTLITYPVDRARLDVFKELLTPAGIEPAAQRQVELTDVILMLVAAGRGIAVLPDWVMRDIRTHPDYAVRPLTATGRTRRMYAAVREADATKPYMAHVIRIAKSEAVKFQRG, from the coding sequence ATGCACCTGGAATTTCGCCATCTGCGCACGATCAAGGCCATCCATGAGGAGGGCGGTCTCGCGCGTGCCGCCGACCGGCTCAACATCACGCAATCGGCGCTCTCCCATCAGGTGAAGGGGCTGGAGGACCAGGCCGGGGTAGAGCTTTTCGTGCGCCGCTCCAAGCCGCTGAAACTGTCGGCGGCGGGGATGAAGCTGCTCGCGCTCGCCGAGGACGTGCTGCCGAAGATAGAGGCGCTCGAGGCCGAATTCCGCGGGATCGAGGAGGGCACGCAGGGGCGCCTGCATATCGCGATGGAATGCCATGCCTGTTTCGACTGGCTCTTCCCGGTGCTCCACCAGTTCCGCAAGGCCTGGCCCGAGGTGGATGTGGACATCCGCCTGCGCCTCGCCTTCGGCGCGCTGCCCGCGCTCGAGCGCGAGGCGGTCGACCTGGTGATCTCCTCGGATCCCGAAGACATCCCCGGCGTCATCTTCGTGCCGCTTTTCGATTATGCGCCGATGTGCATCATGTCGGCGAAATCGCCGCTCGCCGCGAAACCCTTTGTCGAGGCCGCGGATTTCGCGGAGCAGACCCTCATCACCTATCCGGTGGACCGCGCCCGGCTGGACGTGTTCAAGGAACTCCTCACGCCCGCGGGCATCGAACCCGCCGCCCAGCGTCAGGTGGAGCTGACCGACGTGATCCTGATGCTCGTCGCCGCCGGGCGCGGGATCGCCGTGCTGCCCGACTGGGTCATGCGCGACATCCGCACCCATCCCGATTACGCCGTCCGCCCGCTCACCGCCACGGGGCGGACACGCCGCATGTATGCGGCCGTGCGCGAGGCGGACGCGACGAAACCGTACATGGCGCATGTGATCCGTATCGCGAAGAGCGAGGCGGTGAAGTTCCAGCGCGGCTGA
- a CDS encoding DUF1428 domain-containing protein, translating to MSYVQGFLVPVRNADKEAYIASARKAWPIFREYGASACYECWGDEVPEGEVTSFPMAVKLEEDETVVFSWILWPDKTSCDSCVASMESDERWTEMGEMPFDGKRMIYGGFSPVFEGS from the coding sequence ATGAGTTACGTTCAGGGGTTTCTGGTGCCGGTGCGCAATGCCGACAAGGAGGCCTATATCGCCTCCGCCCGAAAGGCATGGCCCATCTTCAGGGAGTACGGCGCGAGCGCCTGTTACGAATGCTGGGGCGACGAGGTGCCCGAGGGGGAGGTGACCTCCTTTCCGATGGCGGTGAAGCTCGAGGAGGACGAGACGGTGGTGTTCTCCTGGATCCTGTGGCCCGACAAGACGAGCTGCGACTCCTGTGTGGCGAGCATGGAGAGCGACGAGCGCTGGACGGAGATGGGCGAGATGCCCTTCGACGGCAAGCGCATGATCTACGGCGGCTTTTCCCCGGTCTTCGAAGGGAGCTGA
- a CDS encoding inositol monophosphatase family protein: protein MQGSANLNVMIKAARAAGRSLVKDFREVENLQVSSKGAGDFVSRADIRAEEIIREILMEARPNYGWVGEESKPVEGKDPTRRWIVDPLDGTTNFLHGLPHWSVSIALEHRGEVVSGVVFDPAKGELFWAEKGAGAWMNDGRIRVSGRTKMIEAVFATGLPFGGRGDLPETLRDLARLLPATAGVRRWGSAALDLAYVAAGRYDGYWERRLNAWDMAAGLLIVREAGGFVEGIRPEENPLEAGEIVCGNEALFERFAGIIRSA from the coding sequence ATGCAAGGCAGTGCCAACCTCAACGTGATGATCAAGGCCGCGCGCGCCGCCGGCCGCTCGCTCGTCAAGGACTTCCGCGAGGTCGAGAACCTTCAGGTCTCCTCGAAAGGGGCCGGCGATTTCGTGTCGCGCGCCGATATCCGTGCCGAGGAGATCATCCGCGAGATCCTCATGGAGGCGCGGCCGAACTACGGCTGGGTGGGCGAGGAAAGCAAGCCCGTCGAGGGCAAGGACCCGACCCGGCGCTGGATCGTCGACCCGCTCGACGGCACCACCAACTTCCTGCACGGCCTGCCGCACTGGTCGGTCTCCATCGCGCTCGAGCACAGGGGCGAGGTCGTCTCCGGCGTCGTCTTCGATCCGGCCAAGGGGGAACTGTTCTGGGCGGAGAAGGGCGCGGGCGCGTGGATGAACGACGGCCGGATCCGTGTCTCCGGCCGCACGAAGATGATCGAGGCGGTCTTTGCCACCGGCCTGCCCTTCGGCGGGCGCGGCGACCTGCCGGAGACGCTGCGCGACCTCGCCCGGCTCCTGCCCGCCACCGCCGGCGTGCGCCGCTGGGGCTCCGCCGCGCTCGACCTCGCCTATGTCGCCGCCGGACGTTACGACGGCTACTGGGAACGCCGGCTGAACGCCTGGGATATGGCGGCGGGCCTTCTGATCGTGCGCGAGGCCGGCGGTTTCGTCGAAGGCATCCGCCCCGAGGAAAACCCGCTCGAGGCGGGGGAGATCGTCTGCGGCAACGAGGCGCTGTTCGAACGCTTCGCCGGGATCATCCGCTCCGCCTGA
- a CDS encoding rhomboid family intramembrane serine protease produces MFPIRDHNPSRRPALITYALIAVNVAVFLAVLPSYGDERALLPIYAEFSLIPARISAGDGFYTFFTSMFMHGGLLHLLGNMLFLWIFGDNLEDEFGHLRYLGFYLLCGLAAGLAQYLAAPFARVPMVGASGAIAGVMGGYLLLFPRARVDVLFIFIIFFKVIPLPAWVMLGVWFAFQLLGGVEADLEAGGVAYLAHLGGFVAGVALSLPVWRRLGGRGFWRRSRGRPPHPQARYRFTETSVPAVRRRR; encoded by the coding sequence ATGTTCCCGATCCGCGACCACAACCCCTCGAGACGGCCGGCCCTGATCACCTATGCGCTGATCGCGGTGAATGTCGCGGTCTTCCTCGCGGTGCTGCCGAGCTATGGCGACGAGCGGGCGCTGCTTCCGATCTATGCGGAATTCTCGCTGATCCCGGCGCGGATTTCCGCAGGGGACGGGTTCTATACCTTCTTCACCTCCATGTTCATGCATGGCGGTCTCCTGCACCTCCTCGGCAACATGCTGTTCCTGTGGATCTTCGGCGACAATCTCGAGGACGAGTTCGGGCATCTGCGCTACCTCGGCTTCTACCTGCTCTGCGGGCTCGCCGCAGGGCTCGCGCAATATCTCGCCGCGCCCTTCGCGCGTGTCCCGATGGTCGGCGCCTCGGGCGCGATCGCGGGGGTGATGGGCGGCTATCTCCTGCTGTTCCCGCGGGCGCGGGTCGACGTGCTCTTCATCTTCATCATCTTCTTCAAGGTGATCCCCCTGCCCGCCTGGGTGATGCTCGGCGTCTGGTTCGCCTTTCAGCTCCTCGGCGGCGTCGAGGCCGACCTCGAGGCCGGCGGGGTCGCCTATCTCGCGCATCTCGGCGGGTTCGTGGCGGGCGTGGCGCTGAGCCTGCCGGTCTGGCGGCGCCTCGGCGGACGCGGCTTCTGGCGCCGGTCCCGCGGGCGGCCGCCGCATCCGCAGGCGCGCTATCGCTTCACCGAAACCTCGGTCCCGGCGGTGCGCCGCAGGCGCTAG
- a CDS encoding tyrosine-type recombinase/integrase, protein MRPSKPRIAKPRLHWKWSGKAWDPYHRVTWADGGKRRERTVKLNWQGDAQELDRLYWACEAGRHEKQQVEPRYSWNALVKAWRTDPRVQGKLSRGTKLFYRKTMDHILEKNGDKDVRRTTRAAVRAAHDKLSGTPRQADKYLQTIRRLWNYAKNDLDWPLDDNPAAKIGLFGRQREYEPWPEWMVSKLSTAPRNVQTTAELILGTGQRPGAAIAMKWAQVDGDWMDVYDEKGDEMFTVYCPVPLRAYLETVTKSGAHILARNLTEPLTYDGIASAFQKWRKSLGEDAKKYSLHGLRKLAIVRLAEAGCTDAQIQAVTNQSPEMVAYYRRRASRKILSKAAHRNE, encoded by the coding sequence GTGAGGCCTTCGAAACCGCGGATCGCGAAGCCGAGACTGCACTGGAAGTGGAGCGGCAAGGCATGGGATCCATACCACCGGGTCACTTGGGCAGACGGCGGCAAGCGCCGGGAGAGAACCGTCAAGCTCAATTGGCAAGGGGATGCGCAAGAACTCGACCGCCTTTATTGGGCCTGCGAAGCAGGGCGCCATGAGAAGCAACAGGTGGAGCCAAGATACTCCTGGAATGCGCTCGTGAAGGCTTGGCGCACGGATCCGCGCGTTCAGGGGAAACTGTCGAGGGGAACAAAGCTGTTCTATCGCAAAACGATGGACCATATTCTGGAAAAGAACGGCGACAAGGACGTGCGCCGCACCACGCGCGCCGCGGTCCGGGCGGCGCACGATAAGCTGTCTGGAACGCCTCGCCAGGCTGATAAATATCTCCAGACAATCCGTCGCCTCTGGAACTACGCAAAAAATGACCTTGATTGGCCACTGGACGACAATCCCGCCGCAAAGATCGGGCTTTTCGGCCGGCAACGGGAATACGAGCCTTGGCCTGAATGGATGGTCAGCAAGCTCTCGACCGCTCCGCGGAATGTCCAAACGACCGCCGAGCTGATCCTCGGCACAGGTCAGAGACCGGGCGCGGCAATCGCGATGAAATGGGCGCAGGTCGACGGCGACTGGATGGACGTATACGACGAGAAGGGCGACGAGATGTTCACCGTCTACTGTCCAGTGCCGCTGCGAGCGTACCTTGAGACCGTGACGAAATCGGGCGCCCATATCCTCGCAAGGAATTTGACCGAACCCCTGACTTATGACGGCATCGCGTCGGCGTTCCAGAAATGGCGCAAGAGCCTGGGCGAAGACGCAAAAAAATACAGCCTCCACGGGCTCCGAAAACTGGCGATCGTGCGGCTTGCCGAGGCAGGCTGTACCGACGCGCAAATTCAGGCGGTAACGAACCAGAGTCCCGAAATGGTAGCCTACTATCGGAGGCGCGCGAGCCGGAAGATTTTGTCGAAAGCTGCGCATAGGAATGAGTAG
- a CDS encoding IS256 family transposase gives MKNDTTILPFRQSESIADPLTEIAREGARRMLAEALKAEADAFVASFAAEHLEDGRQRIVRHGFGPERKIQTGIGALDVQRPKVRDRMASCDGAEKIRFTSNILPKWARRSISLDALLPVLYLKGISTGDFQDALSAIMGPDAPNLSPSVISRLTAGWQVQYDAWARRDLSARHYVYIWADGVYLQARMEENAECMLVIIGATPEGKKELIGFQVGLRESAQSWHELLTDIKGRGLSVAPEIAVGDGAMGFWNALDKTFPGTKHQRCWVHKVKNVQNCFPKQMALAVKSDLDDIQHAGTRAEADAALAVFSEKYGVKYPKGVACLTKDEEAMLAFFDFPAEHWGHLRTSNPIESVFATVRHRTVRTKGALSQKTAKLMVFTLIQAASKKWLRLKGRNQLPKVIEGIKFTDGIEHTNDTENRAA, from the coding sequence ATGAAGAACGATACAACGATCCTGCCCTTTCGCCAATCGGAATCGATAGCGGATCCATTGACAGAAATTGCACGGGAAGGTGCGCGCCGGATGCTGGCGGAGGCGCTGAAAGCCGAAGCTGATGCGTTTGTCGCCAGTTTTGCCGCTGAGCACTTGGAGGATGGCCGCCAGCGGATTGTGCGGCATGGATTTGGCCCTGAACGGAAGATTCAGACGGGGATCGGTGCTCTGGATGTCCAGCGGCCCAAGGTGCGCGACCGGATGGCGTCCTGTGATGGGGCAGAAAAAATCCGCTTTACCTCGAACATTCTGCCGAAATGGGCGCGCCGCTCGATCAGCTTGGACGCGCTGCTGCCTGTTCTTTATCTGAAGGGCATATCGACGGGCGATTTCCAGGACGCGCTGTCGGCCATCATGGGGCCGGATGCACCCAACCTCTCGCCAAGCGTCATCTCGCGTCTGACTGCCGGATGGCAGGTTCAATATGATGCCTGGGCACGGCGGGATCTGTCTGCCCGCCACTATGTCTACATCTGGGCGGACGGCGTCTATCTTCAGGCGCGGATGGAGGAAAATGCCGAATGCATGCTGGTGATCATCGGCGCGACACCGGAGGGCAAGAAAGAGCTGATCGGCTTTCAGGTCGGCCTGCGGGAGAGCGCGCAGAGCTGGCATGAGTTGCTGACCGACATCAAAGGCCGCGGGCTGTCCGTCGCACCGGAAATTGCGGTTGGGGATGGAGCCATGGGGTTCTGGAACGCACTGGACAAAACGTTTCCAGGCACAAAGCACCAACGGTGTTGGGTGCATAAGGTAAAGAACGTCCAGAACTGTTTTCCCAAGCAGATGGCCCTGGCGGTCAAGTCAGATCTGGACGACATCCAGCACGCCGGAACGCGCGCAGAAGCCGATGCTGCGTTGGCAGTTTTCTCCGAAAAGTATGGCGTCAAATACCCAAAAGGTGTTGCCTGCCTGACAAAGGACGAAGAGGCGATGCTTGCATTCTTCGACTTCCCAGCTGAGCATTGGGGCCATCTGCGCACCTCGAACCCGATTGAAAGCGTGTTCGCCACTGTTCGGCACCGAACGGTGAGGACCAAAGGGGCGCTGTCACAAAAGACCGCAAAACTGATGGTCTTCACCCTCATTCAGGCAGCATCGAAAAAATGGCTGCGCCTCAAGGGCAGAAATCAGTTGCCAAAGGTTATCGAAGGAATCAAGTTCACAGACGGTATCGAACACACAAACGATACCGAAAACCGCGCCGCCTGA
- a CDS encoding phage tail protein, protein MSFTEITPYGGQFPSSDDPASFDLRARELMSWLVANFAPEVAALSVELATALDGASSVLEAIAGGAMLPIGGEIFWTGTTLPDGFLEENGGAHERALYPRLWAHAQASGMFDPTGDDPAMFGPGDGSTTFTLPDARAEFLRVWDHGRGVDAGRALGSSQAEALGAHTHDLTVRSWQRNTDGGTTDRFDLNSGGGSTVTTSETGGEETRPRNVARMLIIRAR, encoded by the coding sequence ATGAGCTTCACCGAGATCACGCCTTATGGCGGGCAGTTTCCATCGAGCGATGATCCCGCCTCCTTCGATCTGCGCGCACGCGAACTGATGTCCTGGCTGGTGGCGAACTTCGCGCCCGAGGTGGCGGCGCTCTCGGTCGAGCTCGCCACCGCGCTCGATGGCGCCTCGAGCGTGCTCGAGGCCATCGCGGGCGGCGCGATGCTTCCGATCGGCGGCGAGATCTTCTGGACCGGCACGACCCTGCCGGACGGGTTCCTCGAGGAAAACGGCGGCGCCCATGAGCGCGCGCTCTATCCGCGGCTCTGGGCGCATGCGCAGGCGAGCGGGATGTTCGATCCCACGGGGGACGATCCGGCGATGTTCGGCCCCGGCGACGGCAGCACCACATTCACCCTTCCGGATGCCCGCGCCGAGTTCCTGCGGGTCTGGGATCACGGCCGGGGGGTGGATGCGGGGCGCGCGCTCGGCTCATCTCAGGCGGAGGCGCTCGGAGCGCACACGCATGATCTGACGGTGCGCAGCTGGCAGCGAAACACGGATGGCGGCACGACCGACCGCTTTGATCTCAACTCCGGCGGAGGGTCGACCGTCACCACATCCGAAACAGGCGGCGAGGAAACCCGTCCGCGCAACGTCGCGCGCATGCTCATCATTCGCGCGAGGTAG